One segment of Massilia sp. Se16.2.3 DNA contains the following:
- the flhB gene encoding flagellar biosynthesis protein FlhB: MAGDSDAEKTEDASPKRIQKAREEGDIPRSRELATFAVLMTAGAGLWMTGGSLVGRLSTVLQSGLTLDREQIYNPNVLIERITADIGSVLLACLPLAFAIMLVALAAPLMIGGFNFSTKAFMPNFMKLNPISGLGNLVSTNSLIELLKAVAKTLLVGAVAWVVIMGQKEAVLGLAVEPVGSGTGHLASLIARAFLIIVGSLGVIALIDAPYQVWHYNNKLKMTRQEMIQESKESDGNPQIKGKIRQMQRQMARNRMMQNVPTADVVVTNPTHYAVALKYTDGQGGAPRVVAKGVDEVAAKIRELAKENKVAMLEAPALARALYKHTEIDDEIPEKLYSAVAEVLAYVFQLRNYSKGAGQYPDRPTKLPVPPEMDPLNPASQVKPAARPDNE; encoded by the coding sequence ATGGCGGGAGACAGCGACGCGGAAAAGACAGAAGACGCGTCCCCCAAGAGAATACAAAAGGCGCGCGAGGAAGGCGACATTCCGCGTTCGCGCGAGCTTGCCACCTTCGCCGTCCTGATGACCGCCGGCGCCGGGCTGTGGATGACCGGCGGCAGCCTGGTCGGCCGCCTGTCGACCGTCCTCCAGTCGGGCCTCACCCTCGACCGCGAACAGATCTACAACCCTAACGTCCTCATCGAGCGCATCACCGCCGATATCGGCAGCGTGCTACTGGCCTGCCTGCCGCTGGCGTTCGCCATCATGCTCGTCGCGCTGGCCGCGCCCCTGATGATCGGCGGCTTCAATTTCAGCACCAAGGCCTTCATGCCGAACTTCATGAAGCTGAACCCCATCAGCGGCCTTGGCAACCTGGTCTCCACCAATTCCCTGATCGAACTCCTGAAAGCCGTCGCCAAGACCCTGCTGGTCGGCGCGGTGGCCTGGGTCGTGATCATGGGCCAGAAGGAAGCCGTGCTGGGCCTGGCCGTCGAGCCCGTTGGTTCCGGCACCGGCCACCTGGCCAGCCTGATCGCGCGTGCCTTCCTCATCATCGTCGGTTCGCTGGGCGTGATCGCCCTGATCGACGCGCCTTACCAGGTTTGGCACTACAACAACAAGCTGAAGATGACGCGCCAGGAAATGATCCAGGAATCGAAGGAATCGGACGGCAATCCTCAGATTAAGGGCAAGATTCGCCAGATGCAGCGGCAAATGGCACGCAACCGCATGATGCAGAATGTGCCTACTGCTGACGTCGTGGTGACCAACCCGACCCACTATGCGGTGGCGCTGAAGTACACGGACGGACAGGGCGGTGCGCCGCGCGTCGTGGCCAAGGGTGTCGACGAAGTGGCGGCCAAGATCCGCGAACTGGCCAAGGAGAACAAGGTCGCCATGCTCGAAGCCCCGGCACTGGCCCGTGCGCTCTACAAGCACACCGAGATCGACGACGAAATCCCCGAGAAGTTGTACTCGGCCGTGGCGGAAGTGCTGGCGTATGTGTTCCAGCTGCGTAACTACAGCAAGGGCGCCGGACAGTATCCTGATCGTCCGACCAAGCTGCCTGTGCCGCCGGAGATGGACCCGCTGAACCCTGCATCCCAGGTCAAGCCTGCTGCACGACCTGATAACGAATAA
- the rfbC gene encoding dTDP-4-dehydrorhamnose 3,5-epimerase, with protein sequence MSTVAPLAIPEVLLLTPQIHGDARGFLYESFHQARFEAALGRSVTFVQENHSKSGAGVLRGLHYQLHRPQGKLIRVVAGSVYDVAVDLRRGSPTCGQWVAEVLSADNARQMWIPEGFAHGFLVLSESAELLYKTTDYWSPADERCIAWDDPQLAVAWPLAGTPLLSEKDRQGRSFADAELAD encoded by the coding sequence ATGAGCACGGTCGCGCCCCTGGCGATTCCCGAGGTCCTGTTGCTGACGCCGCAGATCCATGGCGACGCGCGCGGCTTCCTGTACGAAAGCTTTCACCAGGCCCGCTTCGAAGCGGCGCTCGGGCGCAGCGTCACCTTTGTCCAGGAAAACCATTCGAAATCCGGCGCCGGCGTGCTGCGGGGACTGCACTACCAATTGCACCGTCCCCAAGGCAAGCTGATACGGGTTGTCGCCGGCAGCGTGTACGACGTCGCGGTCGACTTGCGCCGCGGCTCGCCCACTTGCGGACAATGGGTGGCCGAGGTGCTCAGTGCCGACAACGCGCGCCAGATGTGGATTCCGGAGGGTTTCGCCCACGGTTTTCTCGTGCTGTCGGAAAGCGCCGAGCTGCTCTACAAGACCACCGATTACTGGTCGCCCGCCGACGAGCGCTGCATCGCCTGGGACGATCCGCAACTGGCGGTGGCCTGGCCGCTGGCAGGCACGCCGCTGCTCTCGGAAAAGGATCGGCAGGGCAGGTCGTTCGCGGACGCCGAACTGGCCGACTGA